From a region of the Paenibacillus lutimineralis genome:
- a CDS encoding helix-turn-helix transcriptional regulator, with the protein MSHMHRIHWFDQRIREGKYPNSGHIAEQFEISRRQAQRDIEYMASSLRAPLLYIARHRGYCYEDKTYVLPHLYMTEEEQKVLKYLTYRYRQYDYDNGETIQRIAHVLDRFTAGNKDDTSSRLPQFELNPRIIQNFEKLSQAIKEAAKVDLIYLDDKGGPQHARMYPLQFISRYNADYVVVYCELERQ; encoded by the coding sequence TTGAGTCATATGCATCGTATTCACTGGTTCGACCAACGTATTCGTGAGGGAAAGTATCCGAATAGTGGTCATATTGCTGAACAATTCGAAATCTCGAGACGTCAGGCGCAGCGTGATATCGAGTATATGGCATCTTCATTGCGGGCCCCACTTCTCTATATCGCACGTCATCGTGGGTATTGTTACGAGGATAAGACGTATGTACTGCCGCATCTTTATATGACGGAAGAGGAACAGAAGGTGCTGAAGTATCTCACTTATCGCTATCGTCAGTATGATTATGACAATGGGGAGACCATTCAACGCATTGCTCATGTACTCGACCGTTTTACAGCTGGTAATAAGGATGATACGAGCAGCAGATTGCCGCAATTTGAACTGAATCCTCGGATTATTCAGAATTTTGAGAAACTGTCGCAGGCGATCAAAGAGGCTGCAAAGGTCGACCTCATTTATCTAGACGATAAAGGGGGGCCGCAGCATGCTCGCATGTACCCGCTGCAATTCATCTCCCGCTATAATGCGGACTATGTTGTTGTCTATTGTGAACTCGAACGCCAGTAG
- a CDS encoding DeoR/GlpR family DNA-binding transcription regulator — protein sequence MPELQKELSSYQERLIDESTSKNYIGEHGAKLIRDHETVFLDVSTTVQFVAEHIQAKQITAVTHSIDNVGILSKREDLSIYVLGGYLHTRNRLLYGPSVIDKISEIRADKAFIGATAIQPDGLYYPYEEDVRVKREMARRSDQVILVVDHTKFTVKSRFKLDFDYVDVIVTDQSIPVEMKEMLNHKNITIIECQTNYQQDGVE from the coding sequence TTGCCTGAACTGCAAAAGGAGCTATCTTCTTATCAAGAACGTCTCATTGATGAATCTACCAGCAAAAACTATATTGGCGAGCATGGCGCTAAGCTGATTCGGGATCATGAGACTGTATTCTTGGACGTATCTACGACCGTACAATTTGTTGCGGAACATATTCAAGCGAAACAGATAACAGCGGTTACGCATTCCATTGATAATGTAGGAATTCTCTCCAAGCGCGAAGATCTGAGCATCTACGTGCTCGGCGGCTATCTGCATACCCGAAATCGCTTATTATACGGACCTTCTGTCATTGATAAAATTAGTGAAATTCGTGCCGACAAAGCGTTCATCGGAGCGACAGCAATCCAACCTGACGGACTCTATTATCCATATGAAGAAGATGTCCGGGTGAAGAGAGAAATGGCCCGGCGGTCGGATCAGGTCATCCTTGTAGTGGATCATACAAAATTCACGGTGAAATCGAGGTTCAAGTTAGACTTTGACTACGTGGATGTTATTGTAACCGATCAATCCATACCAGTCGAAATGAAAGAAATGTTAAATCACAAAAATATTACAATTATAGAGTGTCAGACAAATTACCAACAGGACGGAGTTGAGTAG
- the nagA gene encoding N-acetylglucosamine-6-phosphate deacetylase, translating to MNNKIIQHVNVLLPHQILPSATVWIANGKVERIETQELKKFEDGYEPIDGKGMWLIPGMIDVHIHGANGYDMMDGTEASIQEVSRACAATGCTSFLATSVSSTMEDLLNMIHSVKFMIGREQGARIAGIHLEGPYLNPRRKGMQNEKYLRHPNLEEMKLIFQEAGSLIKMVTIAPELPGGLELISFLKEQDVVIAIAHSDATYEEAKLAFAAGASHVTHCFNGMRPIHHRDPGLIVAAFEEPHVSLQAIVDQVHLHPAIIRLMHRLKGPEGMVLITDALQAMGLGDGNYIFGGHHVTVSEGIARLADGTLASSTVTMNEALRLTVVNGISMTDAVHMASTTPARILGLPHKGKIEVGYDADLILLDERYQVQWTMIEGELLRTETCNI from the coding sequence ATGAATAACAAAATAATTCAACATGTAAATGTACTGCTTCCACATCAAATACTTCCTTCCGCAACGGTCTGGATCGCCAACGGAAAGGTGGAGAGAATAGAAACGCAAGAGCTTAAAAAATTCGAAGATGGTTATGAACCTATTGATGGCAAAGGGATGTGGCTCATACCAGGGATGATTGATGTTCATATTCATGGGGCCAATGGCTATGACATGATGGATGGAACCGAGGCAAGTATTCAAGAAGTATCACGCGCTTGTGCTGCAACCGGATGCACCTCATTTCTAGCGACATCCGTGAGTTCGACGATGGAAGATCTTTTGAATATGATTCACAGCGTAAAATTTATGATCGGACGTGAACAAGGGGCAAGGATCGCTGGCATTCACTTGGAGGGGCCTTATTTGAATCCGAGGCGCAAAGGGATGCAGAACGAGAAATATCTTCGCCATCCCAACCTTGAAGAAATGAAGCTAATTTTTCAGGAAGCGGGTTCACTCATTAAAATGGTAACGATAGCTCCAGAATTGCCTGGGGGCTTGGAGCTCATTTCCTTTCTAAAAGAACAGGATGTTGTGATTGCCATTGCTCACTCTGACGCCACATACGAGGAAGCAAAGCTGGCTTTTGCAGCTGGCGCGAGTCATGTGACACATTGTTTTAACGGCATGAGACCGATTCACCACCGAGATCCCGGACTGATCGTAGCCGCATTCGAAGAACCGCATGTAAGTCTGCAAGCAATTGTCGATCAAGTCCATCTTCATCCAGCGATTATCCGATTGATGCATCGTCTCAAAGGGCCGGAAGGCATGGTGCTAATTACGGATGCGCTTCAGGCGATGGGATTGGGCGATGGTAATTATATTTTTGGTGGCCACCATGTCACTGTATCCGAGGGGATTGCAAGGCTAGCGGATGGCACCTTAGCATCGAGTACCGTGACGATGAATGAAGCGTTACGACTGACAGTCGTTAACGGAATTTCGATGACGGATGCTGTGCACATGGCTTCAACAACGCCCGCTCGTATTCTAGGGCTTCCTCACAAAGGAAAAATCGAGGTAGGCTACGATGCGGATTTAATCCTGTTGGATGAGAGGTATCAAGTGCAATGGACTATGATTGAGGGTGAACTTCTTCGAACGGAAACTTGCAATATTTAG
- a CDS encoding AAA family ATPase — protein MLENKFLRDDFIVITGGPGAGKTTLLYEIQKNGYSFVPEVAREIIQTQVSANGDALPWKNTTKYRDLMLNESIESYLLALTHPLEQKLFFDRGIPDTLAYSNLINIPISEKLESEARKYRYNKQVFILPPWEEIYITDHERIQDFEEAVATYKILVETYKQLDYELIEVPKISVKQRVDFILHRVGVWS, from the coding sequence ATGCTCGAGAATAAATTTTTGCGGGATGATTTTATCGTAATAACAGGTGGGCCTGGTGCCGGTAAAACAACTCTGCTATATGAAATACAAAAAAATGGCTATAGCTTCGTTCCGGAAGTCGCGAGGGAAATTATACAAACACAGGTCTCTGCTAATGGTGATGCTTTGCCTTGGAAAAATACAACGAAATATCGTGATTTAATGCTAAATGAATCTATAGAAAGCTATCTTTTGGCATTAACCCACCCACTAGAGCAAAAGTTGTTTTTTGACAGAGGTATTCCAGATACCTTGGCCTATTCCAATTTAATAAACATTCCTATTTCAGAAAAACTAGAATCAGAAGCTCGAAAATACAGATACAACAAACAAGTTTTTATTTTACCTCCCTGGGAAGAAATATATATAACCGATCATGAAAGAATTCAGGATTTTGAAGAAGCAGTGGCAACTTATAAAATATTGGTTGAAACTTATAAACAGCTTGATTATGAACTTATTGAAGTACCCAAAATAAGTGTCAAACAACGAGTAGACTTTATTCTACATAGAGTCGGAGTTTGGTCCTAA
- a CDS encoding GNAT family N-acetyltransferase — MDTICFTNEPPKDFGQLLSLYESLGWNSLNLSSDDLKQMCNQSWYAIYAFKDQKLVGMGRIISDGVITGIICGLCVLPSYQSKGIGKEMLNRMIEHCEQNRVIPQLLCTENLEPYYESFGFRKFTVGMTRNIIR; from the coding sequence ATGGATACTATATGTTTTACAAATGAGCCCCCTAAGGATTTTGGGCAATTACTTTCCCTGTATGAATCATTAGGATGGAATTCTCTTAATTTATCTAGTGATGATTTGAAACAAATGTGCAATCAAAGTTGGTACGCAATTTATGCTTTCAAAGATCAAAAATTAGTGGGGATGGGGCGTATTATTTCAGATGGAGTGATTACTGGAATTATATGTGGATTGTGTGTACTGCCGAGTTATCAGTCCAAAGGGATTGGCAAAGAAATGCTGAATCGAATGATTGAGCATTGTGAACAAAATCGTGTAATACCCCAACTTTTATGTACAGAAAACTTGGAACCCTATTATGAGTCTTTTGGGTTCAGGAAATTTACCGTTGGAATGACAAGGAATATCATTCGATAA
- a CDS encoding class I SAM-dependent DNA methyltransferase, whose translation MLIEHNNLEEYRDPINYDLEFGGEIDKYNFYLELAKLNPGEVLELACGTGLATIPLSKLGINITGVDISSAMLEYARVKAQGLPVTFIEGDARTFESDKRFSMIYLTGNAFQAFLSDEDQIALLKTVYKHLEPGGVFAFETRNPLGTDLSNQEETTWGQFLDMDGTTVKVSGTQTYDARNHTMHWVTFRDWGYKKTTSRIACRFTDNDTLKSLLTSHGFNIENQYSDWDKTEFSPKSSSIISVCRKC comes from the coding sequence ATGCTGATAGAACACAATAATCTTGAAGAATATCGGGACCCGATTAATTATGATCTTGAATTTGGCGGCGAGATTGATAAATACAATTTCTATCTTGAACTTGCTAAATTAAACCCGGGAGAAGTTTTAGAACTTGCATGTGGTACAGGATTAGCAACAATACCTTTATCAAAATTAGGGATTAATATAACTGGGGTTGATATTTCTTCAGCAATGCTTGAATATGCGCGGGTTAAAGCTCAAGGTTTGCCTGTTACTTTTATTGAAGGTGATGCTCGCACATTTGAGTCAGACAAGCGTTTCTCTATGATATATTTAACAGGAAATGCTTTTCAGGCATTTTTGAGTGATGAAGATCAAATAGCTTTACTCAAAACGGTTTATAAGCATTTAGAACCAGGTGGGGTATTTGCATTCGAAACACGCAACCCGCTGGGAACGGATCTATCAAATCAAGAGGAAACAACTTGGGGGCAATTTCTCGATATGGATGGGACTACTGTCAAGGTATCTGGAACTCAAACTTACGATGCAAGAAATCATACCATGCACTGGGTCACCTTCCGTGATTGGGGATATAAGAAAACTACTTCTCGAATTGCATGTCGTTTTACTGACAATGATACCCTTAAGTCTTTGTTAACTAGCCATGGCTTTAATATTGAAAACCAATATTCAGACTGGGATAAAACAGAGTTCTCTCCTAAATCCTCTTCCATTATTAGCGTTTGTAGAAAATGTTAG
- a CDS encoding GNAT family N-acetyltransferase, translating into MNNREFDKIFAIMEASFPESERRTYARQKELLADPHYRLITETNSNNQLIAFLATWEFPLFRFVEHIAVDPATRGSGIGGKLMAAYIEESLKPILLEVEYPDTEMAQRRIGFYERLGFRLNPFEHVQPPLQKGQPDLPLKIMSYPQILTEEKFALYQEILYTNVYKFVS; encoded by the coding sequence ATGAACAACAGAGAGTTTGATAAAATCTTTGCAATTATGGAGGCCTCATTTCCTGAAAGTGAACGAAGAACTTATGCTAGACAGAAGGAATTGTTGGCTGATCCGCATTACCGTCTTATAACGGAAACGAATAGCAATAATCAATTGATCGCTTTTCTGGCGACATGGGAATTTCCGTTGTTCCGGTTTGTTGAACATATTGCTGTCGATCCGGCAACGCGTGGAAGTGGCATAGGTGGAAAACTAATGGCTGCGTATATCGAGGAGTCATTAAAGCCCATTCTATTAGAGGTGGAATATCCTGACACGGAAATGGCGCAGCGGAGAATAGGCTTCTATGAGCGACTGGGTTTTCGTCTCAATCCTTTCGAACATGTGCAGCCTCCTCTTCAGAAAGGGCAGCCTGATTTACCGCTCAAGATAATGAGCTATCCTCAAATTCTCACGGAGGAAAAGTTTGCCCTTTACCAAGAAATCTTGTATACAAATGTGTATAAGTTTGTTAGTTAG
- a CDS encoding alpha-amylase family protein, translated as MRFRQVHLDFHTSEAILGIGSQFSRSQFQNMLRIGHVDSITIFSKCHHGWAYHPSEANTMHPHLSFDLLGEMIDAAHEIGVKTPVYLSAGLDEKLARRHPEWLIRDAEDRTRWVRDFMTPGYHEFCFNTPYLDILLAQIHEVVSNYDADGIFLDIVGIRECRCQYCVAALRETGQDPRDEAAVAALGERTYLNYTRRVRETIDAVKPGLPVFHNSSHQLRGRRDLAHVNSHLELESLPTGGWGYDHFPLSARYVQSLGMDYLGMTGKFHTSWGEFGGYKHPNALRFETALSLAHGAKCSIGDQLHPSGLMDEATYALIGAAYAEVEAKEPWCRGTSSVADIAVLSLEAARVACPDAQEKDERTHLADAGAVRILTEGHYLYDIVDVEADFSRYKVLILPDEVPVWSELRDALNIFTANGGKVLATGRSGLNVAGDTFMLELGLDWKGTNPYQPSYFHPDFPPGSLLPASFVMYGEGQLVELNGGRSLGRRENPYFNRDVFTFSSHLHTPSAGEDNGPGMIESQNGIYIAWNVFGDYADNGHLILKEMVLHALSRLLPRPSLRCDLPARGIATLQYQAEGNRYINHLLYASPVLKGRVEVIEDIVPLQDVAVSLRLPTFASIKRVYLAPSMEELTYMAGEYGEINYTVPYLENHQMVVLELV; from the coding sequence ATGCGTTTTCGTCAAGTTCATCTCGACTTTCATACTTCTGAGGCCATCCTGGGCATCGGAAGCCAGTTTTCCAGATCACAGTTCCAGAATATGCTGCGCATCGGGCATGTTGATTCGATTACAATCTTTTCGAAATGCCATCACGGCTGGGCTTACCATCCCAGTGAAGCTAATACGATGCATCCGCATCTCTCGTTCGATCTACTCGGCGAAATGATAGACGCCGCTCATGAAATCGGCGTCAAAACCCCCGTGTACCTCTCCGCAGGCCTCGACGAAAAGCTGGCCAGGCGCCATCCCGAATGGCTAATCCGTGATGCAGAGGATCGAACACGCTGGGTGAGAGATTTCATGACGCCAGGCTACCACGAATTTTGCTTCAATACGCCTTACCTGGACATCCTGCTGGCCCAAATCCATGAAGTCGTCTCCAACTATGATGCGGACGGCATCTTCCTCGACATCGTCGGGATTCGCGAATGCCGATGCCAGTATTGCGTGGCCGCGCTTCGGGAGACCGGACAGGATCCGCGCGACGAAGCAGCCGTTGCCGCCTTGGGCGAACGTACTTACCTGAACTATACCCGGCGAGTGCGGGAAACTATCGATGCTGTCAAGCCCGGCCTTCCGGTCTTTCATAACAGCAGTCATCAGCTGCGAGGCCGCCGTGATCTTGCTCATGTCAACAGCCATCTGGAGCTTGAATCGCTGCCGACCGGGGGCTGGGGCTATGATCACTTTCCGCTTTCGGCGCGCTACGTCCAGTCGCTGGGCATGGACTATCTGGGCATGACGGGCAAATTCCACACCTCATGGGGCGAATTCGGCGGGTACAAGCATCCGAACGCGCTGCGGTTCGAGACGGCACTTAGTCTGGCCCACGGTGCCAAATGTTCGATCGGCGACCAGCTTCATCCGTCGGGACTGATGGATGAGGCAACCTATGCCCTGATCGGTGCCGCCTATGCTGAAGTAGAAGCGAAAGAGCCGTGGTGCCGAGGCACTTCATCCGTGGCAGACATCGCCGTCTTGTCGCTGGAAGCAGCTCGGGTGGCTTGCCCGGACGCCCAAGAGAAGGACGAACGAACCCATCTGGCTGATGCAGGAGCAGTACGAATTCTGACCGAAGGTCATTATCTGTACGACATCGTGGATGTCGAAGCGGATTTCAGCCGTTACAAAGTGTTGATTCTACCGGATGAGGTACCGGTATGGTCGGAATTGAGAGATGCCCTCAACATATTTACAGCTAACGGGGGAAAAGTTCTGGCCACGGGGCGTTCGGGCTTAAATGTGGCCGGTGATACGTTTATGCTTGAACTGGGATTGGACTGGAAAGGTACCAACCCGTACCAGCCGTCTTATTTTCATCCGGACTTCCCTCCTGGCTCCCTTCTGCCCGCTTCGTTTGTCATGTACGGAGAAGGACAGCTGGTGGAACTGAACGGAGGCCGTTCGCTTGGTCGACGGGAGAATCCGTATTTCAACCGCGACGTCTTTACCTTCAGTTCGCATTTGCATACCCCAAGTGCCGGGGAGGATAACGGACCTGGTATGATCGAAAGCCAGAACGGCATCTATATCGCCTGGAATGTATTTGGCGACTATGCAGACAATGGCCACCTCATTCTAAAGGAGATGGTATTACACGCTCTTTCCCGGCTGTTGCCGCGGCCGTCACTGCGCTGCGACTTGCCGGCTCGAGGCATCGCTACGCTCCAATATCAAGCGGAGGGAAATCGTTATATCAATCATTTATTATATGCCTCCCCTGTGCTGAAAGGGCGTGTTGAAGTCATCGAGGACATCGTACCGCTGCAGGACGTTGCCGTCAGCTTGCGTCTCCCTACTTTCGCATCAATCAAGCGGGTTTATCTGGCCCCCTCTATGGAGGAGCTTACGTATATGGCCGGAGAGTACGGCGAAATTAACTACACGGTTCCTTATTTAGAGAATCATCAGATGGTCGTGCTAGAGCTTGTGTAA
- a CDS encoding helix-turn-helix transcriptional regulator, whose translation MYCLEFAIPPLPQFLMAGHAVWKPGDQHFARVFGVYDLLLVTRGTLYMTEEEMEYEIGAGKMLVLEAGLPHFGHRSCSEDTEIYWVHFVHGHPAAHIRQEDIPWSTLLSKGTNEDVEPSSQQRMYLPKFAAVDVQSLEPLLRELDDIHNGLNVETALRLHLLLAELFAALQAECVRTFEPEPSLRLARAAVAYLNEHWRQSFQLAELEASLHFQANYITRCMKRHIGKTPLQYVLHLRLEEAKKLLGGTVLGISEIAEKVGIRDPNYMIRLFTSKLGMTPGAYRLMLRQRKGEEASGAQEQNDG comes from the coding sequence GTGTATTGTCTGGAATTTGCCATTCCGCCACTGCCGCAATTCTTAATGGCAGGACATGCCGTATGGAAGCCGGGAGACCAGCATTTCGCCCGCGTCTTTGGCGTATACGACCTGCTTCTGGTAACGAGGGGAACGCTCTATATGACGGAAGAAGAGATGGAATACGAAATTGGCGCAGGAAAGATGCTTGTACTGGAAGCAGGGCTGCCACATTTCGGGCATCGATCCTGCTCGGAGGATACGGAGATTTATTGGGTGCATTTCGTCCATGGACATCCGGCGGCGCACATCCGGCAGGAGGATATTCCTTGGTCGACCTTGCTGTCCAAAGGCACGAACGAGGATGTCGAGCCATCCTCGCAGCAGCGGATGTACTTGCCGAAATTCGCTGCCGTCGATGTGCAAAGCTTAGAGCCGCTACTGCGTGAGTTGGATGATATCCACAATGGGTTAAATGTAGAAACTGCACTTCGGCTCCATCTCTTGCTGGCCGAGCTGTTCGCGGCACTGCAGGCAGAATGTGTGCGGACGTTCGAACCGGAGCCATCCTTAAGGCTGGCCAGGGCTGCCGTAGCGTATTTGAACGAACATTGGAGGCAGTCGTTTCAACTTGCAGAATTGGAGGCAAGCCTTCATTTCCAGGCCAATTACATCACGAGATGCATGAAGAGGCATATCGGCAAAACCCCGCTGCAGTATGTACTGCACCTGCGTCTGGAGGAGGCCAAAAAACTGCTGGGCGGAACAGTGCTTGGCATTTCCGAGATCGCGGAAAAGGTAGGAATCCGCGATCCCAACTATATGATACGTCTGTTTACATCCAAGCTGGGCATGACGCCTGGGGCGTATCGGCTGATGCTTCGTCAGAGGAAAGGAGAGGAAGCTTCCGGGGCGCAGGAACAAAATGACGGATGA